In Terriglobales bacterium, a single genomic region encodes these proteins:
- the tkt gene encoding transketolase: MTPQSVNTVEERRTEKGAAIPQGQPLGDELDRLAVNTIRFLAVDMVEKAHSGHPGLPLGAAPMAYVLWDRFLRHNPRNPRWFNRDRFVLSAGHGSALLYALLHVYGYDMPMSELQRFRQWGSATAGHPEYDLDRGIEATTGPLGQGFGMGVGMALAEAHLAARYNREGLPVIDHYTYAICSDGDLMEGIASEAASLAGTLGLGKLIYLYDNNKISLEGPTPVAFTEDVCERFRAYGWHVLTVDDGNDLEAIDAAIRLAKSQKQRPSLISVRTHIGYGSPVQDTATVHGEALGPENVKKTKEKLGWPLQPEFYVPDEAREHFRRAEERGARLQSEWNTKLQEYRRRFSSEAAELELGIKNELPSGWDTDLPSFPADPKGVATRDASAKALNAIAKKVSAVFGGSADLNPSTKTKLVDYGDVAPGHYEERNVHFGVREHAMGAMVNGMALHGGIIPYGATFLIFSDYMKPALRIAGLMNVHSLFVYTHDSIGLGEDGPTHQPVEQLLTMRAIPHMTVLRPADANETVGAWWVAMQRRGPVCMAFTRQKLPVLDPSRYPTRDSVRRGAYVLADAEGGKAQIILIATGSEVHLALAAREQLANQQVKARVVSMPSWELFDEQPGEYRTQVLPADIPKLAIEAGAKLGWCKYVGDHGDVIGLDRFGASAPGEVVLEKLGFNVNNVVSRAQALLKK, from the coding sequence ATGACACCCCAGAGCGTGAACACCGTCGAGGAGCGAAGAACTGAAAAGGGCGCAGCAATACCGCAAGGCCAGCCGCTCGGAGACGAACTGGATCGATTAGCTGTAAACACCATTCGCTTCCTGGCCGTGGACATGGTGGAGAAGGCACACTCGGGGCATCCCGGGTTACCGCTGGGTGCGGCTCCCATGGCCTATGTACTGTGGGACCGTTTTCTCCGTCACAATCCGCGCAACCCGCGCTGGTTCAATCGCGACCGCTTTGTGCTCTCGGCGGGACACGGCTCGGCGTTGCTGTACGCGCTACTTCACGTGTACGGGTACGACATGCCCATGAGCGAGCTCCAGCGATTTCGGCAGTGGGGCAGCGCAACCGCGGGTCATCCGGAATACGATCTCGACCGTGGTATTGAGGCCACTACCGGGCCACTGGGGCAAGGTTTCGGCATGGGGGTGGGCATGGCGCTTGCCGAAGCCCATTTGGCCGCGCGCTACAATCGCGAAGGACTTCCGGTAATTGACCACTACACCTATGCCATCTGTTCCGACGGTGACCTCATGGAAGGCATTGCGTCGGAAGCGGCGTCCCTGGCGGGAACGTTGGGCCTGGGAAAGCTGATCTATCTTTACGACAACAATAAGATCTCTCTGGAAGGTCCAACCCCGGTTGCATTCACAGAAGATGTCTGCGAACGCTTCCGCGCCTACGGCTGGCACGTACTGACAGTGGATGACGGCAACGATCTCGAGGCCATTGACGCCGCCATCAGATTGGCCAAATCGCAGAAGCAGCGTCCGTCGCTGATTTCGGTCCGCACTCATATCGGTTATGGCAGCCCGGTGCAGGACACCGCGACCGTCCACGGCGAAGCTCTGGGCCCGGAGAACGTAAAAAAGACCAAAGAAAAGCTGGGTTGGCCTTTGCAGCCTGAGTTCTACGTTCCGGACGAGGCACGAGAGCACTTCCGCCGAGCCGAAGAACGCGGTGCGAGGTTGCAGTCTGAGTGGAACACGAAATTGCAGGAGTACCGGCGGCGCTTCTCATCGGAAGCGGCGGAGCTGGAACTGGGAATAAAAAATGAATTACCTTCGGGCTGGGACACTGACCTGCCCAGTTTTCCCGCGGATCCAAAAGGTGTGGCCACGCGTGATGCCTCTGCCAAAGCCTTAAACGCGATTGCCAAAAAAGTGAGCGCGGTTTTTGGCGGTTCCGCCGACCTGAATCCCTCGACCAAGACCAAGCTGGTTGACTACGGAGATGTTGCCCCCGGACATTATGAAGAGCGAAATGTCCATTTCGGAGTTCGCGAGCACGCCATGGGCGCGATGGTGAATGGAATGGCGCTGCACGGGGGGATTATCCCGTATGGAGCCACATTTCTCATTTTTTCCGATTACATGAAACCTGCGCTGCGCATTGCTGGTCTGATGAATGTGCACTCCTTATTTGTGTACACCCATGACAGCATAGGCCTTGGAGAGGATGGACCTACTCACCAGCCGGTAGAACAATTGCTTACTATGCGGGCGATTCCGCACATGACAGTATTGCGTCCAGCCGACGCCAATGAGACGGTGGGCGCTTGGTGGGTGGCCATGCAGCGGCGTGGACCGGTTTGCATGGCATTTACCCGGCAGAAGCTGCCGGTGCTGGATCCGAGTCGGTATCCCACGCGCGATAGTGTCCGGCGCGGAGCTTACGTGCTGGCGGATGCCGAAGGTGGCAAAGCACAAATAATTTTGATCGCCACCGGCTCAGAGGTGCATCTGGCCTTAGCCGCACGGGAACAACTCGCTAATCAACAGGTTAAAGCACGAGTGGTCTCCATGCCCTCCTGGGAATTATTCGATGAGCAGCCTGGCGAGTACCGCACCCAGGTGCTGCCGGCCGACATCCCCAAATTAGCAATTGAAGCTGGGGCGAAATTAGGTTGGTGCAAATACGTCGGCGACCATGGAGATGTGATCGGATTGGATCGCTTCGGTGCATCGGCGCCAGGCGAGGTAGTGCTGGAGAAACTCGGATTCAACGTGAACAACGTCGTGAGCCGTGCCCAGGCGTTGTTGAAAAAATAG
- a CDS encoding response regulator transcription factor yields the protein MKPTIFVVEDDADIGRLVRHNLEAAGFAVRWFPSAATVLAEAEKQRPALLLLDIMVPGGDGLDLCRRIRQSAALAPTPVIFLTAKTGESDRVLGLELGADDYITKPFSPRELVARVKAVLRRFEHPLQPAMLRLNDIEIDTSAMLLTVRGKGVPATATEFRLLEYLATHSGRVFTRDQLLDAVWRDTHYVTPRSVDVYVRRIREKIERDPENPRFLKTVRGAGYRFEVPK from the coding sequence GTGAAGCCCACGATCTTTGTGGTTGAGGACGACGCCGACATCGGACGCCTGGTGCGCCATAATTTAGAAGCGGCTGGATTCGCGGTGCGCTGGTTTCCAAGCGCCGCCACCGTTCTAGCGGAGGCCGAAAAGCAACGGCCCGCGCTGTTGCTATTGGACATCATGGTGCCCGGGGGGGACGGCCTCGACCTCTGCCGCCGTATTCGGCAATCCGCCGCTCTCGCGCCTACTCCGGTAATCTTCCTGACGGCTAAAACCGGCGAGTCGGACCGCGTTCTCGGTCTCGAGTTGGGAGCGGACGACTATATTACTAAGCCGTTCAGCCCACGGGAGTTGGTCGCGCGCGTCAAAGCCGTACTTCGCCGCTTCGAGCATCCTTTGCAACCCGCAATGCTGCGGCTCAATGACATTGAAATTGACACCAGCGCCATGCTCCTGACGGTACGCGGCAAGGGGGTCCCGGCAACCGCTACAGAGTTCAGGCTCCTGGAGTACCTGGCCACCCATTCGGGCCGCGTGTTCACACGTGACCAGCTGCTCGATGCGGTATGGCGCGACACGCACTACGTCACCCCGCGCTCGGTTGACGTTTATGTACGTCGCATACGCGAGAAGATCGAGCGCGATCCGGAAAACCCTCGTTTTCTGAAAACCGTACGTGGAGCCGGCTACCGCTTCGAGGTGCCCAAGTGA
- a CDS encoding ATP-binding protein produces MKRRIFFKLLGAFLLVIAAATLTLDFTVRKAWESSLQQQLQITLTQKTKLFADAVERERTRRSLQQIADEVSQAADARATIIDASGRVLADTSADPSKMENHAARPEFVAALHGQIGNSQRVSRTLGIPFLYVAVPVRGGAVRLAYPWESVRPRIRHIHLTLLLASVLGVLIATVLAALIAAGLARRLHRIVAFAEKLAAGDLTARIDEAGSDEIAHVADALDRTAARLQESFAALETGRKQLETLLNSMQDAVLAVGPDGRVAWANGVMERLVGRVRIGSLMVETVRDPDFLRAVDEVLRTREVRRSRAIAVVPGRIFDVAAAPMSGGGAVAVLHDLSEVERVEKTRRDFIANVSHELRTPLTSIQGYTETLLDSGTNGSTREFLEIIRKNASRMARLTEDLLTLARVESGETEFALQPQPAAELLREAAESFQEAAKSAGVQIEIQQSTQTMVMADVDAIQQVLGNLIDNAVKYAGSGGQIELGAQDGNGAVKFYVRDFGRGISSEHLPRLFERFYRVDKARSRESGGTGLGLAIAKHIVMAHGGSIRVESTLNHGSTFIFTLPVATVSAEIQLRTSS; encoded by the coding sequence GTGAAGCGCCGCATCTTCTTCAAATTGCTCGGCGCCTTCCTCCTGGTGATTGCGGCGGCCACTTTGACCCTCGACTTCACTGTCCGCAAAGCATGGGAGAGTTCCCTTCAGCAACAACTTCAGATTACGCTAACCCAGAAGACCAAGCTGTTCGCGGACGCAGTCGAACGCGAGCGTACCCGCCGTTCCCTTCAGCAGATCGCTGACGAAGTCTCGCAAGCGGCTGATGCCCGCGCCACGATCATCGATGCCAGTGGGCGCGTGCTCGCCGACACGAGTGCCGATCCATCCAAAATGGAGAACCACGCTGCGCGTCCCGAGTTCGTTGCGGCGCTGCACGGCCAAATCGGCAACTCGCAGCGGGTGAGCCGCACCCTAGGCATTCCTTTTTTGTATGTAGCCGTACCCGTTCGCGGAGGCGCGGTGCGACTGGCGTACCCCTGGGAATCAGTTCGCCCCAGAATTCGCCATATACATCTGACTTTGCTGCTGGCCTCAGTGCTGGGTGTGCTGATCGCGACCGTGCTGGCGGCGCTGATTGCCGCCGGGCTGGCACGCCGGTTACACAGGATTGTCGCTTTTGCAGAAAAGTTGGCGGCGGGTGACCTGACCGCACGCATTGACGAAGCTGGGTCGGATGAGATTGCCCATGTGGCGGATGCTCTCGATCGCACGGCAGCGCGCCTGCAAGAAAGCTTCGCCGCTCTGGAAACTGGGCGAAAGCAGCTCGAGACACTGCTCAACAGCATGCAGGACGCGGTGCTGGCCGTCGGGCCCGATGGACGTGTCGCATGGGCGAACGGTGTTATGGAGCGTCTTGTGGGGCGCGTCCGAATAGGCTCGCTGATGGTGGAGACGGTGCGGGACCCCGATTTTCTTCGGGCTGTGGATGAAGTCCTGCGCACTCGTGAGGTCCGCCGCTCACGGGCTATTGCCGTGGTCCCCGGACGAATCTTTGATGTAGCGGCCGCCCCTATGTCCGGGGGTGGCGCCGTGGCGGTGCTCCACGACTTGAGTGAAGTAGAGCGCGTGGAGAAGACACGACGCGACTTCATCGCCAATGTCTCCCACGAACTACGGACTCCGCTCACCTCGATCCAGGGTTACACGGAGACCCTGCTTGATTCCGGGACAAACGGCAGCACTCGCGAATTTCTTGAAATCATCCGCAAAAACGCTTCCCGCATGGCTCGTTTAACGGAGGACCTGCTGACCTTGGCACGGGTTGAATCTGGAGAGACCGAATTCGCACTGCAGCCGCAACCCGCGGCCGAACTTCTGCGCGAGGCTGCAGAAAGTTTTCAAGAGGCGGCAAAATCCGCCGGAGTACAGATCGAGATTCAGCAATCCACGCAGACCATGGTGATGGCCGATGTGGATGCCATCCAGCAGGTGCTCGGTAACTTGATTGATAACGCCGTGAAATACGCCGGCTCGGGTGGGCAAATCGAGTTGGGGGCCCAGGATGGAAACGGGGCAGTTAAGTTCTATGTGCGCGACTTCGGCCGCGGAATCTCTTCCGAACATCTGCCACGTCTTTTTGAACGTTTCTATCGGGTGGACAAGGCCCGCTCGCGCGAGTCTGGGGGGACCGGTCTCGGCCTGGCTATCGCCAAACACATTGTGATGGCACACGGCGGCAGCATCCGCGTGGAAAGCACCCTGAACCATGGCTCGACATTTATCTTTACGCTGCCAGTAGCTACTGTCAGCGCCGAAATTCAGCTTCGCACCTCATCCTGA
- a CDS encoding NAD(P)H-binding protein: protein MKVLIIASARRERRLLREEALAAGHQVTVLERKVGWFGRRTKRFRKVEGDVRNAALLTPAMTGQDAVICWLKPRRKTTTFLWESTANVVRAMQKHRVRRLICVSVCGAGDSRGHCGFWRDRIVQPLFLRKVYEDRDRQEELVSGTDLDWVIVRPAKITGGKATGQYLMITDLKNFKASKISRADLVEFLSQQLTNDFYLRQAPVITYGQ from the coding sequence ATGAAGGTTCTAATCATTGCATCTGCGCGACGGGAGCGGCGTCTTCTGCGGGAGGAAGCCCTTGCCGCGGGTCACCAGGTCACGGTGTTAGAGCGCAAAGTGGGCTGGTTTGGACGACGCACAAAACGCTTTCGCAAAGTTGAAGGCGATGTCCGCAATGCGGCCTTGCTCACCCCGGCGATGACTGGGCAGGATGCCGTGATCTGCTGGTTGAAACCGAGGCGGAAGACGACGACCTTCTTGTGGGAAAGCACGGCCAACGTGGTGCGGGCAATGCAGAAACATCGGGTGCGACGCCTGATTTGTGTTTCCGTCTGCGGCGCGGGCGACAGCCGGGGTCACTGCGGATTCTGGCGCGATCGCATTGTGCAGCCGCTGTTTCTGAGGAAAGTATATGAGGACCGGGACCGCCAGGAAGAATTGGTAAGCGGCACGGATTTGGACTGGGTGATTGTTCGCCCTGCCAAAATTACGGGCGGAAAGGCTACCGGCCAGTACCTGATGATCACCGACCTGAAGAATTTCAAGGCCAGCAAGATCTCGCGTGCTGACCTGGTTGAATTTCTTAGCCAGCAATTGACCAACGATTTTTATCTGCGACAGGCGCCGGTCATCACCTACGGCCAATAG
- a CDS encoding DUF2339 domain-containing protein has product MADKPQRDNGARFEELVRAVRDLTVRMQRLERQFENELAHTTETPLREPAHVPGPNSSVSRGGSLESHIGSQWLNRVGVVAILVGVSYLLRYAFVSEWISAGARVWLGVCAGIGVILISEWFRARGYRVLSLSIKAIGIGVIYLSLWAGFQLYQVLSGPKTFLGLVALTVLTGVLAFREYAEILATLALIGAFTTPLLISIPSREGHLFLYLAILDCATVTVTLLRGWSKLLAVSFLGTVLLYMVWYFERYRQAELVLTITAATVFFVLFCVGTTWIRPAASRGALWIRPVLGVANPALYFIGLYLLLHHLSRGALALAALGLSALYFRFAWKAQHSASFGATSLMPVYGGLGISFVAIAVALLVEVQWLSLGWFLTAAFVMAIGFWQDLSWLRWGALLLMCVAIVKAFVYDIWRLGLGYRTISFIGLGALLLVISFAYQRHGFSLVSKIGKDPTSRLR; this is encoded by the coding sequence TTGGCAGACAAGCCCCAGAGAGACAATGGTGCAAGGTTCGAAGAACTCGTCCGTGCAGTGCGCGACTTGACCGTACGGATGCAGCGACTGGAGCGGCAATTTGAAAACGAACTCGCCCACACAACGGAGACACCCCTACGTGAACCGGCTCACGTTCCAGGCCCGAACTCGTCGGTATCGCGGGGCGGTTCGCTAGAATCGCACATCGGATCACAGTGGCTGAACAGAGTCGGCGTGGTAGCCATCCTAGTCGGCGTTTCCTATTTGCTGCGTTACGCATTTGTGAGTGAGTGGATCTCGGCAGGCGCGCGAGTTTGGCTTGGAGTCTGCGCAGGTATCGGCGTCATCCTGATCAGTGAGTGGTTCCGGGCACGCGGTTACCGCGTGCTCTCACTGTCTATCAAGGCGATTGGCATCGGTGTGATCTACCTGTCTTTATGGGCGGGATTCCAACTCTACCAAGTGCTCTCCGGTCCTAAAACCTTTTTGGGATTGGTAGCGCTCACGGTTTTGACTGGTGTTCTGGCGTTTCGGGAATACGCAGAGATACTGGCCACATTGGCTCTCATCGGCGCTTTCACGACGCCTTTACTGATCTCAATCCCGTCCCGCGAGGGACATCTATTCTTATACCTCGCTATTCTGGACTGCGCCACAGTAACGGTCACGCTGCTGCGGGGCTGGTCGAAGCTGCTTGCGGTTAGTTTCCTGGGAACCGTGCTGCTGTACATGGTTTGGTATTTCGAGCGTTACAGGCAGGCTGAATTAGTTTTGACTATAACTGCAGCTACAGTGTTCTTCGTCCTGTTCTGTGTCGGGACTACGTGGATTCGCCCTGCGGCTTCTCGCGGTGCACTATGGATTCGGCCGGTGTTAGGGGTGGCGAATCCCGCGCTTTACTTTATCGGGTTGTACCTATTGCTGCATCACCTGAGTCGTGGCGCGCTAGCCTTAGCAGCGCTCGGCCTGTCCGCCCTGTATTTTAGGTTTGCGTGGAAGGCGCAGCACAGTGCAAGTTTCGGCGCAACCAGCTTAATGCCTGTCTACGGTGGTTTGGGTATCAGTTTCGTGGCCATCGCCGTCGCTCTTCTTGTAGAGGTTCAGTGGCTCTCTTTGGGCTGGTTCTTGACTGCAGCATTCGTAATGGCAATCGGCTTTTGGCAAGATTTGTCCTGGCTTCGCTGGGGCGCACTGCTGCTCATGTGCGTAGCAATCGTAAAAGCATTCGTGTATGACATTTGGAGACTTGGCCTAGGATACCGGACCATCAGCTTTATCGGATTGGGAGCTCTCTTACTCGTCATATCATTTGCGTACCAGCGACACGGCTTCTCCTTAGTTTCCAAAATCGGAAAAGACCCAACTTCCCGACTGCGGTAA
- a CDS encoding site-specific integrase translates to MLTLAFEWGLITRPVLIHELPGELRRERTLSFAEEARYLNVASSTLRDVTILGVDCGLRPNSELFPLKWENVHLKPAPDAGNGFIHIIDGKTKSAVRNIPLTDRAREVLQRRQQSNGSSPYVFPGGGQTGHLITVQHAHERASKKAGLEPFEFYCWRHTFGTRAAQAGVDRFALARLMGHSSPSVAERYYIHVSEQHVAAGFEKFQAYQKRNQIQAFPQCTTALQ, encoded by the coding sequence ATGCTTACTCTGGCTTTTGAGTGGGGACTGATAACCAGACCCGTCCTGATTCACGAGCTGCCCGGAGAGCTACGCCGCGAACGTACCCTCAGTTTTGCAGAGGAGGCACGATATCTGAATGTCGCATCATCCACGTTGCGAGATGTGACGATTCTGGGAGTTGACTGCGGCTTGCGGCCTAACTCTGAACTGTTCCCGCTGAAATGGGAGAATGTTCATCTTAAGCCAGCGCCCGATGCCGGAAACGGTTTCATCCACATCATTGATGGCAAGACCAAGAGTGCCGTCCGCAATATCCCGCTGACAGATCGCGCACGTGAAGTGCTACAGCGGCGACAACAGTCTAATGGCAGCTCGCCCTATGTCTTTCCAGGCGGCGGTCAGACAGGCCATCTCATCACTGTCCAGCACGCACATGAACGCGCCTCCAAGAAAGCCGGTCTGGAGCCATTTGAGTTCTACTGCTGGCGTCATACATTCGGCACCCGCGCTGCTCAGGCTGGTGTTGATCGCTTTGCCCTGGCGCGATTGATGGGACATTCCAGCCCGAGCGTTGCTGAGCGCTACTACATCCACGTATCCGAGCAGCACGTAGCTGCTGGCTTTGAGAAGTTCCAGGCATACCAGAAGAGAAATCAAATACAGGCATTCCCACAGTGCACCACAGCGCTACAGTAG
- a CDS encoding class I SAM-dependent methyltransferase: protein METPPKNNPKPDLRPTERFSNRVENYIRYRPGYPSELVDCLRQNCGLTQNSRIADVGSGTGKLAELFLENGNRVFGIEPNDAMREAGERLLSKYPNFSSVAATAEATSLESQSMDFVIAGQAFHWFNRSQARQEFERILKPRGWVVLVWNERLTLTPFLAAYEEMLQRYSKDYEHVDHRQITGPVLAEFYHPGSFASAILPNRQRFDFAALKGRLLSSSYVPVEGETGHEEALRALSEIFERHAVGGVVGFEYETKIYYGRLAAW, encoded by the coding sequence ATGGAAACACCGCCTAAGAACAATCCAAAACCTGATTTGCGGCCTACGGAACGCTTTTCCAATCGGGTGGAAAACTACATCCGCTACAGGCCGGGATATCCGTCGGAGTTGGTGGATTGTCTGCGCCAGAATTGTGGCCTCACCCAAAACTCCAGGATTGCCGATGTGGGCTCAGGCACGGGCAAGCTGGCGGAACTTTTCCTCGAAAACGGCAACCGCGTTTTTGGGATCGAGCCCAACGACGCTATGCGGGAGGCCGGCGAAAGGCTCTTGTCCAAATATCCGAATTTCAGCAGCGTGGCGGCCACGGCCGAAGCCACTTCGCTTGAGTCCCAGAGCATGGATTTCGTCATCGCCGGACAGGCCTTCCATTGGTTCAATCGCAGCCAGGCGCGCCAGGAATTCGAGCGCATTCTGAAACCGCGGGGGTGGGTGGTGCTGGTATGGAACGAGCGGCTGACCCTGACTCCATTTCTTGCCGCCTACGAAGAGATGCTGCAGCGCTACTCAAAAGACTACGAACACGTGGACCATCGTCAGATCACCGGGCCGGTGCTGGCAGAGTTCTATCATCCGGGATCTTTTGCGTCGGCGATCCTGCCCAACCGGCAGCGCTTCGACTTCGCGGCTTTGAAGGGACGGCTCCTCTCCTCTTCCTATGTTCCGGTGGAGGGCGAGACAGGGCACGAAGAAGCACTACGCGCGCTTAGCGAAATTTTTGAGCGGCACGCGGTTGGTGGCGTAGTGGGGTTTGAGTATGAAACCAAGATCTATTACGGCCGGCTTGCCGCGTGGTGA
- a CDS encoding DNA polymerase Y family protein yields the protein MSFACIFVPDFPVEAVVRAEPQLREQPVAVLHGTPPLIKVFAANQAARDHGVELGMTKLQAEICPQVALRSRSPLAEAAAHAALLDCAQSFSPNIEDTADDTVLLDLDGLERLFGPVAAIARDLARRASDLGVESTVAVASNPDAAICAARGFPGVTVIPTGKEAERLGDLPLEVLLSLRQFPGDFEPSEILETFDRWGVRNFRTLAALPQIPLSERMGQQGVRLQTLARGAAKRTLSLAEPPLHFEEAVELEYPVALLEPLAFILNRMLEQLCGRLGARALATNQLRLKMELERLSDEINLPPRHGDTEKPKCSQEKQFSVTPCLRGEEIYDRSLHFPVPMLNPKTFIKLLQLELQSHPPGAPVAKIWLSAEPVKPRAAQTGLFLPLTPEPEKLALTLARISGVVGEGRCGAPEILDTHRPEAFRMRSFAPAAPKTNPPQPASSPFPMAALRVFRPPLHASVILHAGAPVRLSVTMHQILRGEIMWAAGLWRASGDWWTENAWVREEWDIAVHNQNSVTLCRLYRDLRSGQWFVEGTYD from the coding sequence ATGTCTTTCGCTTGCATCTTCGTTCCCGATTTTCCTGTGGAGGCGGTGGTGCGCGCCGAACCTCAGTTACGTGAACAGCCGGTAGCGGTGCTGCACGGCACCCCGCCATTAATAAAAGTTTTCGCCGCGAACCAGGCAGCCCGCGATCACGGGGTTGAACTTGGAATGACCAAGCTGCAGGCTGAAATTTGTCCGCAAGTAGCGCTGCGTAGCCGCTCGCCGCTGGCGGAAGCTGCCGCGCACGCCGCGCTGCTGGACTGCGCGCAGTCGTTCTCGCCGAACATTGAGGACACCGCTGACGACACCGTCCTGCTCGACCTCGACGGATTGGAACGCCTGTTCGGCCCCGTGGCCGCGATTGCGCGCGATCTAGCCCGCCGCGCCTCCGATCTGGGCGTGGAAAGTACTGTGGCGGTCGCTTCCAATCCCGACGCTGCCATTTGCGCTGCCCGGGGCTTTCCCGGCGTGACCGTCATTCCTACCGGCAAAGAGGCAGAGCGGCTGGGCGATCTGCCGCTGGAGGTTTTGCTCTCCCTTCGCCAATTTCCCGGCGACTTCGAGCCGTCCGAAATACTAGAGACTTTCGATCGCTGGGGAGTGCGCAACTTTCGCACTCTCGCCGCTTTACCTCAAATTCCGCTCAGCGAACGCATGGGCCAGCAAGGCGTTCGCCTGCAGACACTCGCACGAGGTGCTGCCAAGCGCACGCTGTCATTGGCCGAGCCGCCACTTCACTTTGAAGAAGCCGTAGAGCTGGAGTATCCGGTGGCGCTGCTCGAGCCGCTGGCATTCATCCTCAATCGTATGCTCGAGCAACTCTGCGGACGTCTTGGCGCGCGCGCTCTCGCGACCAACCAGCTGCGTTTAAAGATGGAACTGGAGAGATTGAGCGATGAAATCAATTTACCACCGAGGCACGGAGACACAGAGAAACCAAAGTGTTCTCAAGAAAAACAATTCTCCGTGACTCCGTGTCTCCGTGGTGAAGAGATTTATGACCGCTCGCTCCACTTTCCCGTCCCGATGCTGAACCCGAAAACTTTCATAAAGCTGCTGCAGCTCGAGCTACAGTCGCATCCGCCGGGAGCCCCGGTGGCTAAAATCTGGTTGTCGGCCGAGCCAGTAAAACCTCGCGCTGCGCAGACTGGGCTTTTTCTGCCGCTCACGCCGGAGCCGGAGAAGCTGGCGCTCACTTTGGCGCGCATCAGCGGTGTGGTAGGCGAGGGTCGCTGCGGCGCGCCAGAAATTTTGGACACGCATAGGCCAGAAGCATTTCGCATGCGAAGCTTCGCTCCAGCTGCGCCCAAAACAAATCCGCCGCAGCCAGCATCGTCTCCGTTTCCCATGGCTGCGCTGCGCGTGTTTCGACCGCCGCTGCACGCGTCGGTCATCCTGCACGCCGGCGCCCCGGTGCGGCTGTCCGTCACCATGCACCAAATCCTGCGCGGCGAAATCATGTGGGCCGCTGGCCTTTGGCGCGCTTCTGGCGATTGGTGGACAGAAAATGCCTGGGTCCGCGAGGAATGGGACATCGCGGTTCACAACCAAAATAGCGTCACGCTTTGCCGGCTCTATCGTGACCTGAGAAGTGGGCAGTGGTTCGTCGAGGGAACCTATGACTAA